The nucleotide sequence CGCCGGTCCTGCTGGACCTGTCGGAAATGGAGGAGCACGCGACAGCACTCCGCACGGTCCAGTTCACACACCTGCCAGGGCTACTCCAGACGCCAGACTATGGCCGCCTCATCTTCCAGCAGAACGTCCCGGCGCTATCGCCACCCTTGATCGAGCACCGCCTTTCCCACCGCATCAAGCGCCAAGGCGTCCTCTACGCTGACGGCCCGAAGCCGTACACAGGGATCATCCACGAGGCGGCCCTGCGCATGCAGTTCGGTGGCCCTGAAGTCATGCGCAAACAGCTGGCGCACATCGCGGAGATGAGCGAGCGTGAGCATGTAACGGTCCTCGTGCTCCCGTTCGCAGCGGGAATCTTCCCCGGTGCAGGTCAGACCGTGGTCATCGCCGAAGGACCGCATCCCCGGCTGGACACCGTGCAACTCGATACGGAACACGGCTCCGAATTCCTGCACGCAGAGGCTCAATTGGTAAAGTACCGGACGATCATGGGCCGCATGGAGAACCTGTCGCTCGGCCCCGGCCCCTCCCGCGACTTCATCCACACCCTGATCGCAAACCTCTGAAAGGCCACCTCATGCCCGAACCCCATTGGCAGAAGTCTTCGTTCAGCAGCGAGGCCAGCAACTGCATAGAGCTGGCCCCCACCCCCGACGGAACGATCCTTCTCCGCGAGTCCGACGACCCGACGGTCACTCTGAACTTCCAGCCCCGGGAACTCACCGCCCTGCTCCACACGACGCGGCGAGGCATATCTCCCACCTCAAACGATCACTCGCATCGAGTTGTTGACCTCACCCGTCAGAAATTCACAAGGCCGTCCGCTACCGCGGGCAACGACCACAATTCCGACCTACCCGCCACGGCAGCCGTCCACTGGCCGGCACCGTTGCCATCAAACGGAGGCCTCGCAGGAATTATCCCACGGACCTCCAGGACCATTTCTCATTTCCCCTAAAAGGCGGTCGAACCGCTAAAATACACCGCAGGAATTTCCACACGGAGCAACCAAGTCGACCACCTTTCACGCAAGTGGTAAACCCCCTAAAGCGGGAAGTCATTTTTCCAGGGAGCGTCGAGAGTTTCTGGATCAACACCAAGATTCCGCACCACCATATCGACTTCTTCGACGGTCTCAACCGTAGCCACATGGACGCGTTCAATGTCCTCTTCACCGAAGCAAGCATCTTCATCCACGATGAGCTTGGGGATTTCAACCGTCGAGATCCTGAACTTGCCGTCCCTCATAGGAAAGGCCCACACCCAGGCGTAAGAATCTGGAGTGCCGGGATGGCGGCGCGCCGACACCAGAGCCCTTGTCATTACGAGGCGGTTTGCGACCTCGGTGCGCATACGACCTAACCTTTCCAGAAGATTCGAATGATTGAGCCGCCGTACTTCGAATCCTCAAATGTGTGAATCTGGAGATGAGGAAGATCGCCGTCCCTGTTACCGGCGCCATGCCCTAGCACCCGGCCGTCCGCACCAAGCTGATCATCCCAATGATACGTTCCACTCTTCGATCCAAAGTACTGCCGCGTGCCCTTGCCATCGAATCCGGCGGCATTGCGGTAACCGTCACCCTGGAACATTCCCAGGAGGATTTCCTCAGCTTCCGAGCGCGAGCCCACCGTAACGCTGGTTCGACCTTCATTGATTGCTCGAATGCTTCCTGACACTCGACCGCTCGACCACGGGAATTCACAGCGACCTGAGTTGTGGACGAGTACGGGCGTGGCCCCCGCCAGCACATAGTACGTGTGCAAGTCGTCGACGGTGAGGTTGTACGTCCGGGCGTGCTGTGTGTAGGCGCGGTTGCCGGTGACGAGGACTGTGTCGCCTTCGTCGGTGAGCAGGGTCATGCCCGAATCAAGGTCGCCGGCTTCGATCCAGTCGTTCTCTGATGGCGACCAGAAGGGGTGCTCGTAGGTCGCTGTGAGCTGTTCTATGCCGTCTTCCGTGGCAATGGAGAGTTCGTTGAAGTGTTTGTCGTCCTCGGTGACGATGAGGCGGGTGACTTCACGCGCTCCTGTCTCGCCGGTTTCGGGGTCGGCGGCCTGGACCTTGTCGCCGAGTTCAATGTCCTCGATGTCCTTGGTGGTGCCGTCGGCCATGAGGACGTCGGTACCGGCGAGGAAGCACTGCGTGCAATCTCCGGCTTTCCGGCCAGCCGCACCGACCAGACGGCCTAGGCCCATACTCAGGGCCATGACGAACTCGTCCCCGAGCGCCATCCCCCGCTCCCAGACACGAGCGTCCTTCACGCATTTGTCCCGATTGTCGACGCAGTAGTTGGCGGCGATTTTCTTCGCGCCGGCCACATCATCCGGGTGGTCGAGAAAGTAGGCGCGTGCGTTATTGCAGCCGAGGCGACCGAAACAGACTGTTTCCGGACTACCGAACACATTGGTCTGGGGGTACCAGTAGCCACCCGCGGCGCTGGTCAAATTGTTGCTTCCGTGACCGAAGTACTGACCGGCCACCCGGCGCGCGTCGTTCGAGCTGACAGTATGGGCCCTTACCCATTCCGCCTCTGGGGTACGGCTCGGCTCGCCGACCCCTCCCCCTCCCTGAGAAGCACCCTGACGGGCACCCACATAACGCTTCTCGGTCCCGTTGGAGCCCGTTCCTCCGATCGGCAATCCCTCGCCGCAGGTCAGGCACAGCCCCGTGGGGTCGGAATTCGAAACCGGGCTGTTGTTGGAGTAGGCGTATCCGTTCATCTGCAACGGGTCCGCGATGTCGATGATCGGGTCCGCCGAGATGAAGCGGCCCGAGTTCTGGTCGTACTCGCGGGCGCCGATGTGGGTCAGGCCGGTGGTGGTGTCGTCGATACCGACGCCGATGTAGCCGCGCTTGTTGGGCCAGGACGCCGGCTTCGGGCCGCGGAGTTCGCCGTACGGCTTGGCGGCTCGGCGGGTGACCGCCTGGCCGCTCGCCAGGGCCACCGCCGTGTTCGCCGTGCCCAGGTGGTCCGCGAGAAGGGCCGAGAGCTGGTGCCCCGTCGTCGCGCCGCTGGTCGCGGTGCGGGTCACCATCGGGGCGCCGGGCTGGGCGTAGGACCGGGAGGCACGGGTCACCGCACCCGCGCTGCCCGTCGTCACCTCCGTCTCGCCCAGGTACAGCGTCGAACCGGAGGGGGAGTTCTCCAGGATGCGGTTTCCGGTGGCGTCGTAGACGTAGGTCGTCTTCTTGGTGCCGACCGTGATCGTGTCGAGCTTGTTCTCCGAGGTCCACTTCAGGTCCTGGGTCCCGGAGGCCAGGTCACGGTCCGTCGTGTTGCCCACCGCGTCGTACGTGTAGGCGCTGCTCTGCCCCGCCGGGCTGGAGCCGATCGACGTCATCGTGTGCGGCTGCTTGGAGGTGTTGTAGCCGTACGTGAAGGTGACGTTCTTGGTCGCGTCCGCCGGGTCGGCCTCGGTCAGGGTTGCCCGGTTGCCCAGCCAGTCGAAGGTGAAGGACTGGTGGTAGGCGGTGGCGCCCGTGGAGACGGTGCTCGCGGCCGGGGCGGTGGCGGCCAGCGTCGACTTGAGGGAGGCGTCCGGGCTGGACCCGTCCGTCGCCGTGTCCGGCGCGTCGGCCACCGGGCCCGACGAAGCCGCGTAGTCCGTGCGCGGGCCCCACGTCGTACCGTTCGCAGACTTGCAGCCCGTGCCGTTGCCCGCGGGAGCGATGTTCGACGTCCAGGCGTTGGCCAGCTCCCCCATCACGTCGTATGTGAAGCACTGGGTGTCCCAGGTGTCGCCCGAAGCATCCGACAGCTGACGGGCGTTCGACGTGATGACGCCGGACTTGTCGTACGCGTAGTAGCTGTCCGAGATGCGGTGCGGGCCGGCGGTCTCCCGGTCGGCGACCGTGCGCTGGAGGCGTCCGGTGTAGGGGTCGACGAAGTTGGTCGTCCAGACGCGGTTCGGCTGGGAGCCGGACACCGTCCGAAGGGGTTCGCCGTACGGGGAGTAGGTGACGTCGGACGTGTACCAGGCGAGACCCGAGGTCGACTCGGTCAGGCCGTCGCTGTTGTAGCGGGTGACGACCTTCTCCTGGGCCAGGCCGCCCACCGAGGGCAGCGTGACCGTCTGCGGCTTTCCGGTCTGTGTGTACGTGTACTTGGACGGGTACGTGCCCGAGACACCCGTCGTCATGGTGTTGGCGGGGATCACCGTCTCGGAGCCCGTGGGACGGTACTCGGTGTCGTAGCCCGTGACGCGGCTGATGTAGTCGCCGTTCACGGTGTGCCTGGTGGAGGCGACCGGCTGGCCGAGGGCGCCTGACAGGGTGTCGTACGTGAACGACTTGACGGGGTTGCTCGTCTGCGAGCCCTCGCGGACGAACTTGACCCGGCTCAGCTCGTCGTACTCCGTGTACGTCGTCCGCTGCTCCGCGTCCGTGACCTTGTACGGCCGGTCGGCCTCGTCGTACCAGGTGTCCGTCTTGCCCACGTCCGGGTCGGTGGTGGAGGTCACCCGCCCCCGGGCGTCGTACTCGTACGTCCACTCGTTGCCGGCGGGATCGGTGACCTCGGTGCGGTAGCCACGGGCGTCGTACTCGTAGCCGGTCGTCCGGCCCTGGTCCGTGCTCCCGTCGTCCTTGTAGTGGCGGATCGAGGTGACGCGGCCGAGCGCGTCCGTGAACGTCCGCGCCCGCGGCGAAGTCGAGCCGGGCGGGTCCACATACGTGCTCGTGTCGCCGTACTCCGACTTGGCCTCGTGCACCATCTTCTCGTCGTGGTACGTCGACTGACTCACCGGCCGTTCCAGGCCGTCGTACCGGAACTTGACCCGGCTCGGGACGAGCGACTTCGACTTGGGCGCGAAGAGCTCGGCGGCCGGTTCGCTCTTCGCCAGGTACGCGCTGGTCTGCTCGTCGGCGAGACCGTGGTCGTTGTAGGTGGTGTCCGTGACGACGCGGCCGGGGCCGTGTGCCTGCGACTGGGTCTGGACCTGGCGCATCAGGCCGTCGTAGATCGTCACCTGACGGCTGTAAGTGCCGTCGTCCTTGAGTGACTTGGTGGTGACGGCGGCGGGGCGGGACTCGTTCGAGGTGGCGATCGCCGGCTGGTACTCGATCTCGACGTTCGGTGACTTGCCACCCGAGGAGCGGGACGGAGACCAGCCCTTCACGAAGCGGCCAAGTGCGTCGTACTCGCTACGGCTGACCCGACCGTTGGCGTCCTTGACCGTCAGCGCCAGGCCGCGGCCCGGGTCGAAGGTCGTGGTGACCGCGTGGCCCTTGGCGTTGATCGCATCCACCGAGGTGACGGGACCACCCGAGTCGCCCGGGGTGTACTGCATCTCCGTCGTACCGGCGCCCGGCTTGGCGACGGTACGGACCCGGCCCAGCGGGTCGTACGTCGTCCTCGTGACGACCGAGTACGAGGTCCCGGCGCCGTCCACACCTGCGGCAGCCGTGACCAGCCCCTTCGTCGGGGCATCGCCGTACGACAGGTTGTCGTAGGTGGTGCGGCTCGCACTGATCAGCTTCGTGGCAGGGTCGGCACTGTCGTGATCGGCGCAGGTGGTGCCCGTGGTGCGCTGCTGCTTGGGCAGGCCGATGAGCCAGGCCGAAGTGTTGTGCACGTACGACGTCTTGGTGCAGATCTGGTCGGAGAAGGCTTCGCCGGAGCCGTCCGGCTTGACCACCGCCGTCTCGACCTGGACCGGGATGCCGTAGGTGTCGTCGACGGTCGTCAGGGTCCGGACGGCCTGCCAGCTGTCGTCGACCTTCTGGATCTCGTCCGTACGCTTCACACCACTGCGGAAGGCGAGCAGCGGATCCATGTCCGCGCCGTCCTCGGCCTCACGGAACCGGGACGCGGTCTGCTTCGACCAGAGGTAGTTGAGAGAGCGCTTCTTCGGCGTCCCCTTGTCCGAGTTCAGATAGGTGAGACTCTCCGCCGCCATGCCCGCGTACTGCGGCTCGTCATCGGTGACGAGCGTGTACTTGCCCGTGGAGTCCTTGACCTCGCCGCCGACACCCTGGAAGTAGCGCGTCTCGGAGTACGACTGTGCCTGCGGCACTGCTGCGGAGGAGCTTGTCTTGCTGCCCTTGGTGACCGCCACCTGGCGGTAGCCGCGCCAGACGCTGTGCGTGCGCAGGGACGGGCGGGTGAACTCGTCGTCGGTCTTGGCCCAGGCCGGGTCCGTGTAGTCGTACGTGGTGCGGATGATCTTGCCCCGCGGGGTGACCTTGTCGTTCTCGGTCACGGAGTGGACGACGTACTTGTTGAACCAGGACTTCGCGGGCTTCTTCTCGTCGCCGTCCGGCGACCAGCGGACCGGGTAGCAGGTGCCGTTGTTCTTGCCCTTGTCCTCCGACGGCTCGCTCGCGCAGCCGCCCTTGTACTCGATCTCGATGTCACCGCCGTGTTCGGTGGCGACCGTGCCGATGCGGGGGCGGGTGAAGGGCGGGCGCTGGTCCTTCGGCCCGCTCAGCACCAGGTTGGGGAGTTGACGGTCCCTCAGGCGGCCCTTCAGGGGTGAGGAGGAGCCGACCGTGTACTCGCCGAAGCTGATGCCGTCCTTGTGCTGGAGGGTGCCGGTGGTGTCGCCGGGGGCGAAGCCGCGGCGGGTGATCGAGTTCAGCCAGAGGCCGGGGGAGGTGTAGTACCAGTCCTCGGGGAAGGACTGGTGGAGTTCGTACGTGTCCACCTTGCCCAGGCCGGTCTGGCCGGCGCGGGCCGCCTTCGTCGTGACCGAGTCCAGGCGCAGCTGGGTCCAGAAGGACGGGAAGGCCGGGCACAGCTTCGACGTCGACTTGCAGTTGAGGTTGCCGGGGGTGTCCCACCAGGGGCGGTACGCGCCCGGGTCGGAGGTCTTGGCGAAGTTCGCCGCGTCGCAGGCCGTGGCCGACTTCAGGCAGCGCTGCGCCACGCCGAACTCGACGGTCGCGGACGGCTTGGTCAGGTCGGAGCGCATGCCGTACTCGATGGTCTTCGGGTAGGCGTAACGGTCGTACTGCTCCGGGGACTTGAACTTCTTCTTCACGGCGTAGTGGTTCGTCTCCTGCTTCCAGGTGACGACCAGGGTGTTGCCGTGCACGTCGACGACCTTGTCCAGGCCCCAGCGCCAGGCCTGCTTCTTGCCCGCGCCGCAGCGGGAGTCGGCGAAGGCGGTGGCGTGGCAGGGTTCGCCCGGGTGGTTGCCGAAGACGGGGACGGTGGAGACGGAGTCGGTGTCGGCGTGACCGCCGCCGACCTGGTTGAGGCCGTAGTAGTACTTCGTGCCGTCCGTGGTCGTGACGATCCAGTACTCGCCGTTGTTGTCGCCGTTGGTGCCGCCGACGCGGTGCTCGATGCGGGTGCCGTCGTCGCTCTCGGGGCGGTAGATCTCGGTGTCGGTCTCGGGGTTGCTGCCGGAGGCGGCGTCCCGCACCAGCTCTGTCGTCTTGCCGCCCAGGGACATCACCGCGTTGTGCGACACCCAGCACAGGTCGGACGTCTTGTCCTTCTTGGCCGTGTTGTTGGCGGTGCCGGACTTCATCTTCTTGCGGTCGTCCTGGCAGGCGCGGTAACGGCGCTCGATGTGACCGGCGTCGTACTCCCAGCCCTCACCGATCCACGAGGACTGGGGAGAGGCGACAGCCGTACGGCCGTCCACGCTCTGGGAGTTGTAGTTGAACTCGACGTTGGGGGCCGGTCCTGCGGGGGCGGCAGGGATCGTCAGCGGGTACGTCCAGGTGAACGCACCGGACGAGCCGCCCGCCGACCACTTGCCGTTGGAGGCCAGCGGCGTGGCCTTGAACGTGCCGCCGGCCCCGCCGCCGGAGTCGACCGCCCCGACGACAGCGGCGTCGCCGGTCGCGGCGACCGGCGTGACCCCGGTGGCCGAAGTGCGGTAGGACGCCTGGGCGACCGACGGTCCGCCGGGCGTGGTCGTCCGCGCCGAAGCGGGCGTGACGGTTCCGTCCGCCGCCGTGTCGACCGTGGCGGTGATCGACTGGGTCTGGATGTCGTTGGTGGTCTCCAGCTCCTCGTACTCCTGGCAGGCCTCGTCATCGGGCGTGGTCAGGTAGCACTCGGGGAACTGGACGAAGCGCAGGCGGGAGGCCCAGTCGGCGCCGTAGAGGTTCTTGAACTTCGCGTAGTCGAGCTTCACCGAGATCGGCACGGATCCGGTGGCCGGTGCCTGGACCTTCACGACTGTGCCGTCGACGCCCTGTGACACGGCGGCCGCGCGGTCGTAGACCTGGACCTGCCAGGTGCCGGTGGGCGCGGCCTGGTCCGGAGCCTGCCCGAGACTGACGGGGAGATTTCCGGCGGGGGTCATGCCGACCTGTTGCGCGGTCGCGGTCATACGGGCCGATGCGGGAGTAGTGCTCGCGGCCGAGCCGAAGTTGACCGGCTCCGTGCCGGCCGCCGGTGTGGTGACCGTGCCCGTCGGGGCCTGCTGCTGGTCCGGTGGGACGTCGACCTTCAGAGTCTCCAGGTCGGGTTCGGAGACCGCTCCGGCGACGATCTCGTCCTGGTCGAGGGTCTCCAGCTTGAGGGTCTCGCGGCCCTTCTCGGCCGTGGCCGGGTCGGGCGGCAGCGCGAACGACTGCGCCGGCAGCAGACCTACGAGCAGCGCCGCTCCGAGAGTGGGCACGACGGCTGCGCGCACCCGGCGCAGCCGGCGCGAGCGGACAGGCAAGAAGCGACCGAACACGGCGAGGTCCCCCCGGACCATTCGAGGCGGGGCCAGGAATGGACCACGCGTGATGGCGTATCAGATGTCGGAGATTCTGTGTCGACTCTGTGGAGTTCCGCTAGATCGACTGTGGGGATGTGATGATCGCCACGGCGCGTAATACAAGGTAACGGTCAGTGAAGTTTATTCCGCATTTACCTGTGCTTTACCGGAAGCAGCAACTCGTCTGCGATCAATTACGCAATTGATCAGGAGCCGCCGCGAACACCCATGAAATCACGGCAGTTAGCGGCTGATCTGCAACACTTTGCCCCAAGAAGCCTCTTCACCAGGACAGTTGTCGACGACCGCTCGCAACTCTCTTTACGGTTCCCGCTGTTGCTCGACTCATTCGACTCCCTCCGTTTGCGAAGCGTGACGGCAGCGCCCTCTTGAGCCATCATCGGCTGGCCCGGCCGAGCCCTGTCCCGCGCCGGTTCCAAGGGGGGAAGGGGAACTCGCCCGATGACGCGCAAGGAGCGCAACCGGCGTCGCGTGCCCGGCGGACGGACAACCGCCGCTGTAATCACCGCGGCGCTCGCCGCCACCGGCATCACGTTCGTCGGACTCGGCCTGGACGAGTCCGGTTCACATGACAAGTCGAACGGCGACCGCAAGGCGAAGCCGGTCACCGAAGCCGCCGCGCTCTCGCGGGCCGCGAAATCCGGGAAGTCCGTCGAGGTCACAGCGCTACGCACCACGCGCTCCACCACATGGGCGCGACCCGACGGCCTGATGGCCAAAAAGCTCTACTCCTCCCCGGTCCGGGCCAAGGTCGGCGGCAAGTGGAAGGACATCGACTACGACCTCCACCGCACCGAGAACGGCTGGGCGCCGAAGGCCACCAACACCGAGATGGTGTTCTCGGCCGGCTCCAAGGGGACGCGTGACGACAAGCAGCGCACCTCCCGGTCCGCTGTGCACCGCGTCTCACTGATCAAGGGCCTCAAGGCAGCCACCGCCGCCGACGCGAGCACCCTCGTCACCCTCACCGTCGACGGCCACGACATCCAGCTCACCTGGCCGGGAGCCGTCCCCGCTCCGATCATCGACGGCTCGCGCGCTCTGTACCCGGAGATCTTCCCGGGTGCCGACCTGGTGCTGACGGCCGATGACGACGGTTTCGCGCAGTTGCTGGTCCTCAAGAACCGGCAGGCCGCGGCCGACCCGCGCGCCAAGCAGCTCACGTACGGCATCACTTCGGCGAGCCTGTCGTTCCGTCTGAACCCGGTCACCGGCGTCCTCGCCGCCGAGGACGCGGACGGTGAAGAGGTCGCGCTGTCACCGACCCCGCTGATGTGGGACAGCAGCGGTACTCCGGCAGTCACCGACGGCTCGGTCGGCGCCTCCGCCCAGCCGACCGACGCGGAGAGCCCGGACCCCGTCGACTCGTCCAGCCCCACGCCGAGCGACGACGCGAGCCCCACCGAGGAAGAGCTCGTCGAGACGGACGAGCAGATCGATCCGGACCCCGAAGAACTCCCGGTGGCCACCGACGGCCCCGCGCCCACTCCGTCGGACTCTCCCCTGCCGGCGGCCCCGGCCGAGCCGACGCCCGAGCCCTCCCAGACCGGCTCGGCGGCCACCCTCAGCCTGCCCGGTCTCGACGGCCCCTCCCCCGACTCCCGCGGCGAGCTGGTCGAGACCGACCTGTCCGGAGCGAACTGGCTGCTCACTCCCGACCAGGACTTCCTTCGCGACCCGGCCACCACGTACCCGGTCTTCGTCGACCCGTCGGTCAAGAAGCACGTCCAGAACTGGACCACCGCGTACAGCCGGCACCCCAACGCCACGTTCTACAACGGCAAGGGCTTCAACAAGGGCGGTACGCACGAGGCCCGGGTCGGCTTCGAGTCGGACACCTGGGGCACCTCGCGCTCGTACTTCAACATCGACTTCGACAAGGACCTCAAGGGCACGAAGATCGTGTCGGCGAAGCTGTACATGCTGGAGACGTACTCCTGGTCGTGCAGCGCCCGTTCGATGAGCGTGCATCTCACCGGCAAGGTCAGCGGACGCACCAACTGGAAGAACGCGCCCAAGCTGCACGACGGAAACAAGATCACCACCAAGAGCTTCGCGCACGGCTACAAGTCCGGTTGCCGGGATGCGTGGGAAGGCTTCAACGTTCGTACGGCCGCCCAGAAGAAGGCCGACCAGGGCCGGGACACCATCACGTTCGGAATGCGCGCCCGGGACGAGAACTCGCAGTACGCGTGGAAGAAGTTCATGGCCAACGGGGACTATCCGCCCGTGCTCGAACTCGAATACAACCGCAAGCCCACCGCTCCCACCGCGCTCGACCTCGGCCCCGACGCCAAATGCACCACCACTCAGCCGTACGCCCGCATGGGATCGGGAAGCCTGACGTTCACCGCGAAGGCGTCCGACAAGGACAAGAATCTCGAATACCTCGACTTCGACCTGTGGCCGCACGGCAAATGGGCGACGACGGGTGATCTTCTCGGCAAGACCGGCAAAGTGACCGTGGGAGAGGACAAGGGCACCGCGCTGAGGACGACGGACGAGTTCTCCACGAGCAAGCTGACCAACGGCACCCTCTACTCCTGGCGGGTGCGGGCTTGGGACGACGCGGATTCGTCCTCCCCGTTCTCCCCGGCCAAGACACCGTGCCGTTTCGTCCTCGACACCGCCGCGCCGAAGTTGCCCAGGGTCAGCTCCGCCGACTTCCCCAACGCCGACAGCGACGAGAACGGCTTCGGCAGCGGCGCCGACGACTCGAAGTGGAGCACCAAGAAGTTCGG is from Streptomyces sp. NBC_01314 and encodes:
- a CDS encoding DNRLRE domain-containing protein codes for the protein MTRKERNRRRVPGGRTTAAVITAALAATGITFVGLGLDESGSHDKSNGDRKAKPVTEAAALSRAAKSGKSVEVTALRTTRSTTWARPDGLMAKKLYSSPVRAKVGGKWKDIDYDLHRTENGWAPKATNTEMVFSAGSKGTRDDKQRTSRSAVHRVSLIKGLKAATAADASTLVTLTVDGHDIQLTWPGAVPAPIIDGSRALYPEIFPGADLVLTADDDGFAQLLVLKNRQAAADPRAKQLTYGITSASLSFRLNPVTGVLAAEDADGEEVALSPTPLMWDSSGTPAVTDGSVGASAQPTDAESPDPVDSSSPTPSDDASPTEEELVETDEQIDPDPEELPVATDGPAPTPSDSPLPAAPAEPTPEPSQTGSAATLSLPGLDGPSPDSRGELVETDLSGANWLLTPDQDFLRDPATTYPVFVDPSVKKHVQNWTTAYSRHPNATFYNGKGFNKGGTHEARVGFESDTWGTSRSYFNIDFDKDLKGTKIVSAKLYMLETYSWSCSARSMSVHLTGKVSGRTNWKNAPKLHDGNKITTKSFAHGYKSGCRDAWEGFNVRTAAQKKADQGRDTITFGMRARDENSQYAWKKFMANGDYPPVLELEYNRKPTAPTALDLGPDAKCTTTQPYARMGSGSLTFTAKASDKDKNLEYLDFDLWPHGKWATTGDLLGKTGKVTVGEDKGTALRTTDEFSTSKLTNGTLYSWRVRAWDDADSSSPFSPAKTPCRFVLDTAAPKLPRVSSADFPNADSDENGFGSGADDSKWSTKKFGTAGTFTVRALNTDVVRYEYGFNSPSYPFHLDRKAGTATTVSATLTNAKPPTAGPNVLYVRTVDGAGNVSQPTKYFFYVSPRDQADSPGDFTGDKLPDLMVVTDAGNLALYPSQATNDLDKGSGDLDYSMTGAYRSNPAKDPNGDDLPPYVGAPSGHFKGALITHNGDIYGGDGLQDLVVRVGGKLWVYPGDGYGAVNIDKRVEVLLPEGAPSPASFTQIVSTGDATGDGRTDFFATVGDELWALTGYHGATIDQAIRLSASAWTERDIVTVLDITGDGVTDMVYRADVHSQLMLRKGIAASGGGTDLDSLSSGADSSGGTDLEYGSAGWSNASIPLLIGTPDANGDGIPDIWTVRSDGSVRFYAGGKTVLSGSGTEIVAPASYWKTRIAIG
- a CDS encoding helix-turn-helix domain-containing protein, whose amino-acid sequence is MPPRPTATARQQRLGAELRKLRERADLSTRAAGQKLGVDPARISNIESGRFGVSADRVRAFALGYDCDDEPYVEALAAMTAGRSRNWWDDYRDLLPPVLLDLSEMEEHATALRTVQFTHLPGLLQTPDYGRLIFQQNVPALSPPLIEHRLSHRIKRQGVLYADGPKPYTGIIHEAALRMQFGGPEVMRKQLAHIAEMSEREHVTVLVLPFAAGIFPGAGQTVVIAEGPHPRLDTVQLDTEHGSEFLHAEAQLVKYRTIMGRMENLSLGPGPSRDFIHTLIANL
- a CDS encoding DUF397 domain-containing protein; protein product: MPEPHWQKSSFSSEASNCIELAPTPDGTILLRESDDPTVTLNFQPRELTALLHTTRRGISPTSNDHSHRVVDLTRQKFTRPSATAGNDHNSDLPATAAVHWPAPLPSNGGLAGIIPRTSRTISHFP
- a CDS encoding polymorphic toxin-type HINT domain-containing protein, producing MFGRFLPVRSRRLRRVRAAVVPTLGAALLVGLLPAQSFALPPDPATAEKGRETLKLETLDQDEIVAGAVSEPDLETLKVDVPPDQQQAPTGTVTTPAAGTEPVNFGSAASTTPASARMTATAQQVGMTPAGNLPVSLGQAPDQAAPTGTWQVQVYDRAAAVSQGVDGTVVKVQAPATGSVPISVKLDYAKFKNLYGADWASRLRFVQFPECYLTTPDDEACQEYEELETTNDIQTQSITATVDTAADGTVTPASARTTTPGGPSVAQASYRTSATGVTPVAATGDAAVVGAVDSGGGAGGTFKATPLASNGKWSAGGSSGAFTWTYPLTIPAAPAGPAPNVEFNYNSQSVDGRTAVASPQSSWIGEGWEYDAGHIERRYRACQDDRKKMKSGTANNTAKKDKTSDLCWVSHNAVMSLGGKTTELVRDAASGSNPETDTEIYRPESDDGTRIEHRVGGTNGDNNGEYWIVTTTDGTKYYYGLNQVGGGHADTDSVSTVPVFGNHPGEPCHATAFADSRCGAGKKQAWRWGLDKVVDVHGNTLVVTWKQETNHYAVKKKFKSPEQYDRYAYPKTIEYGMRSDLTKPSATVEFGVAQRCLKSATACDAANFAKTSDPGAYRPWWDTPGNLNCKSTSKLCPAFPSFWTQLRLDSVTTKAARAGQTGLGKVDTYELHQSFPEDWYYTSPGLWLNSITRRGFAPGDTTGTLQHKDGISFGEYTVGSSSPLKGRLRDRQLPNLVLSGPKDQRPPFTRPRIGTVATEHGGDIEIEYKGGCASEPSEDKGKNNGTCYPVRWSPDGDEKKPAKSWFNKYVVHSVTENDKVTPRGKIIRTTYDYTDPAWAKTDDEFTRPSLRTHSVWRGYRQVAVTKGSKTSSSAAVPQAQSYSETRYFQGVGGEVKDSTGKYTLVTDDEPQYAGMAAESLTYLNSDKGTPKKRSLNYLWSKQTASRFREAEDGADMDPLLAFRSGVKRTDEIQKVDDSWQAVRTLTTVDDTYGIPVQVETAVVKPDGSGEAFSDQICTKTSYVHNTSAWLIGLPKQQRTTGTTCADHDSADPATKLISASRTTYDNLSYGDAPTKGLVTAAAGVDGAGTSYSVVTRTTYDPLGRVRTVAKPGAGTTEMQYTPGDSGGPVTSVDAINAKGHAVTTTFDPGRGLALTVKDANGRVSRSEYDALGRFVKGWSPSRSSGGKSPNVEIEYQPAIATSNESRPAAVTTKSLKDDGTYSRQVTIYDGLMRQVQTQSQAHGPGRVVTDTTYNDHGLADEQTSAYLAKSEPAAELFAPKSKSLVPSRVKFRYDGLERPVSQSTYHDEKMVHEAKSEYGDTSTYVDPPGSTSPRARTFTDALGRVTSIRHYKDDGSTDQGRTTGYEYDARGYRTEVTDPAGNEWTYEYDARGRVTSTTDPDVGKTDTWYDEADRPYKVTDAEQRTTYTEYDELSRVKFVREGSQTSNPVKSFTYDTLSGALGQPVASTRHTVNGDYISRVTGYDTEYRPTGSETVIPANTMTTGVSGTYPSKYTYTQTGKPQTVTLPSVGGLAQEKVVTRYNSDGLTESTSGLAWYTSDVTYSPYGEPLRTVSGSQPNRVWTTNFVDPYTGRLQRTVADRETAGPHRISDSYYAYDKSGVITSNARQLSDASGDTWDTQCFTYDVMGELANAWTSNIAPAGNGTGCKSANGTTWGPRTDYAASSGPVADAPDTATDGSSPDASLKSTLAATAPAASTVSTGATAYHQSFTFDWLGNRATLTEADPADATKNVTFTYGYNTSKQPHTMTSIGSSPAGQSSAYTYDAVGNTTDRDLASGTQDLKWTSENKLDTITVGTKKTTYVYDATGNRILENSPSGSTLYLGETEVTTGSAGAVTRASRSYAQPGAPMVTRTATSGATTGHQLSALLADHLGTANTAVALASGQAVTRRAAKPYGELRGPKPASWPNKRGYIGVGIDDTTTGLTHIGAREYDQNSGRFISADPIIDIADPLQMNGYAYSNNSPVSNSDPTGLCLTCGEGLPIGGTGSNGTEKRYVGARQGASQGGGGVGEPSRTPEAEWVRAHTVSSNDARRVAGQYFGHGSNNLTSAAGGYWYPQTNVFGSPETVCFGRLGCNNARAYFLDHPDDVAGAKKIAANYCVDNRDKCVKDARVWERGMALGDEFVMALSMGLGRLVGAAGRKAGDCTQCFLAGTDVLMADGTTKDIEDIELGDKVQAADPETGETGAREVTRLIVTEDDKHFNELSIATEDGIEQLTATYEHPFWSPSENDWIEAGDLDSGMTLLTDEGDTVLVTGNRAYTQHARTYNLTVDDLHTYYVLAGATPVLVHNSGRCEFPWSSGRVSGSIRAINEGRTSVTVGSRSEAEEILLGMFQGDGYRNAAGFDGKGTRQYFGSKSGTYHWDDQLGADGRVLGHGAGNRDGDLPHLQIHTFEDSKYGGSIIRIFWKG